The following are from one region of the Methanospirillum hungatei genome:
- a CDS encoding MarR family winged helix-turn-helix transcriptional regulator → MKNETTQDQALDVLIDLMEFYHEKLFKAEYEELTGIQVAQFRLLIQLHNTPMLPMSTLGKMLYISRPYMTSLVESLVQENLVERHYNPHDRRVINVSISEKGREKLLSIRNRIRKQLKCLISGLQESDLQILCTSGKDLTGVVSKIH, encoded by the coding sequence ATGAAGAATGAGACTACACAGGATCAGGCCTTAGATGTTCTGATAGATCTGATGGAATTTTACCATGAAAAACTCTTCAAGGCAGAGTACGAGGAGTTAACCGGAATACAAGTAGCACAATTTCGCCTCCTAATCCAGTTGCATAACACTCCTATGCTTCCCATGTCAACATTGGGAAAAATGCTTTACATATCCAGGCCTTATATGACTTCTCTCGTAGAATCTCTTGTCCAGGAAAATCTTGTTGAAAGGCATTATAACCCCCATGATCGTCGTGTCATCAATGTCAGTATCTCTGAAAAAGGACGAGAAAAACTGCTATCCATCAGAAATCGAATTCGGAAACAGTTAAAATGCCTGATATCAGGTCTTCAGGAGTCTGACCTGCAAATTCTCTGCACATCTGGGAAAGATCTCACAGGAGTAGTCTCAAAAATTCATTAA
- a CDS encoding COG1361 S-layer family protein, with amino-acid sequence MDKTLEKPDKNGSPDFWTVGANTMTNNSHSLIPEKQVSLSDSHQKTGRTCISIGWNFLLILTTLMVLSACITTPVLAGTKYMSGSPDLSVSIDGNNEFTPGTSVPLTVMVQNSGLNQMKFVQSGIVETDDNPSTAKMVTVTLHPGDCPILVKSDSQMIGDVDSSESVPATFEIRIPDEARAGTYNVPIVLDYTYLGNSEQVGTDSIVYRYINKKDEKILPFVVKSAINLDIVDIQSDSISAGSSGYITLTLKNTGTDAGKKAVAKLVRDENSPIIPVDSNVFLGEFNPDDTMQAKFKVSVSEDAEPQQYPLSLLVTYENADGETVDTPVQKFGIPVGSKVTFTITNPPAEIRPGQKVILEVAYRNDGSVPVFGAEARLSAVDPFTSDDDLAYIGDLKPGETGIAHFKVSVGSDATVKSYGLDSEVKYRDALDDSQISDTIKIPVTIVEKEGIGALLGNPIVIAVLLMIILGAGYYVYTNRKAMPTK; translated from the coding sequence TTGGATAAAACCCTTGAAAAACCGGATAAAAACGGTTCTCCTGATTTTTGGACCGTTGGGGCAAACACTATGACAAATAATTCTCATTCATTGATACCAGAAAAGCAGGTATCTTTATCGGATTCACATCAAAAAACTGGAAGAACTTGTATTTCAATTGGCTGGAACTTCTTACTCATTTTGACAACTCTCATGGTGCTCTCTGCGTGTATTACAACCCCTGTTTTAGCAGGAACAAAATACATGTCAGGATCTCCGGACCTTTCTGTCAGTATAGACGGAAATAATGAATTTACTCCAGGTACATCTGTTCCTTTAACGGTTATGGTCCAGAACTCCGGATTAAATCAGATGAAATTTGTGCAGTCAGGAATTGTTGAAACAGATGACAATCCAAGTACGGCAAAGATGGTTACCGTAACGCTTCATCCAGGAGACTGTCCGATCCTTGTAAAATCCGATTCACAAATGATTGGTGACGTTGATAGCTCAGAAAGTGTTCCGGCAACTTTTGAGATTCGGATTCCTGATGAGGCACGAGCCGGAACATATAATGTGCCGATTGTTCTTGACTACACCTATCTTGGAAATTCAGAACAGGTTGGAACCGATAGCATAGTTTATCGGTATATCAACAAGAAAGACGAAAAAATCCTACCTTTTGTAGTAAAATCTGCAATTAATCTTGACATTGTTGATATTCAATCAGATAGCATCAGTGCTGGAAGCTCTGGTTATATTACACTGACTTTAAAAAACACCGGTACAGATGCAGGTAAAAAAGCAGTTGCTAAATTGGTTCGTGATGAAAATTCTCCGATCATTCCGGTAGACAGTAATGTGTTTTTGGGAGAATTTAATCCGGATGATACCATGCAGGCAAAGTTTAAGGTTTCGGTATCAGAAGATGCTGAGCCCCAACAATATCCCCTGAGCCTGCTCGTTACCTATGAGAATGCAGATGGAGAAACCGTTGATACTCCCGTTCAAAAGTTTGGCATTCCGGTTGGATCTAAAGTAACATTCACCATAACCAATCCTCCAGCAGAGATTAGACCTGGACAAAAAGTTATTCTCGAGGTTGCATACAGGAATGATGGATCTGTTCCAGTGTTTGGCGCAGAAGCCAGATTAAGTGCAGTGGATCCATTCACCAGTGACGATGATCTTGCATATATTGGAGACCTCAAACCAGGAGAGACCGGGATTGCACACTTTAAGGTATCTGTTGGAAGTGATGCTACAGTCAAATCATATGGTCTTGACTCAGAAGTAAAATACCGGGACGCTCTGGATGACAGTCAGATATCTGATACCATTAAAATACCAGTGACAATTGTAGAGAAAGAAGGTATTGGAGCCCTGCTAGGAAATCCCATTGTCATAGCTGTACTGCTCATGATAATTCTTGGGGCTGGATATTACGTATATACGAATCGGAAGGCCATGCCGACGAAATAA
- a CDS encoding efflux RND transporter permease subunit, with protein sequence MNSIFSGLANLIVHKPGLVSKVVLVMMVVSLFGMTMLSMATGNATYTDITSPRGIMLEHYTDTFEKESVILILECDDSTSPQVLNYLNTITPSLQHHQYVNSVTSIVDVIKPLHNGTIPSSSQEIKEVKSKIPDTILSKLVPSQLMTLVQITLQPGLSDDRKTVALNNIQSFIDSTSIPPGVSIHISGQAAFQQQMKQEMSKSMGILIGAALILMVIVLSLLFSYVNHRFLPILMVAVGLLLTFGFMGLFGIQISMTVMAAFPVLLGLGIDYAIQIHSRLEEEARDHPLSEAITTTITKTGPAVMYAMFATAIGFAAMYVSPVPMIQGFGLVSIIGVMFCYLTSLVGIPLIAVLIQYKPKGHGTSKMADTIDNGLSKTAVWIAKRPVPILMVVLFVAIIGIQADTMIPVSTDENTFVPSDMPAKVNMEKVTRVLGSTTSIPLLITGSDVLSLDTIQWIQTFSEFEKETKSKIIGVSSIVDYILLYNDGVMPRTQSELNTVLDKIPDTQKEQFVNGRMETVIQISTVDLETDQMTSIKKQIEGDLVFITPPPGVQAHITGSFELFSTLVPELVDSKELMIYLGFLFIVVFLIVVYRNVNAVSPIVPIIAIVGWNGVAMYVFGIDYNPMTACLGSMTIGIAAEWTILVMERYLEEREVTPDPIEAIKNSVRKIGSAILVSGLATFFGFSALLFATFPIISNFGLTTIIALAFSLIGAIVVMPAILSFIDQIVHGVEKIEEEVLHIPHKP encoded by the coding sequence ATGAATTCTATTTTTTCTGGTCTGGCAAATCTGATAGTTCACAAACCAGGACTTGTATCAAAGGTAGTCCTGGTGATGATGGTTGTGTCCCTTTTTGGGATGACGATGCTGTCAATGGCCACGGGGAACGCTACTTATACTGACATAACATCTCCACGGGGGATTATGTTGGAACATTATACCGATACTTTTGAGAAAGAATCGGTGATCCTGATCTTGGAATGTGATGATTCAACAAGCCCACAGGTTTTGAATTATCTGAATACCATAACTCCGTCTTTACAACACCACCAGTATGTTAATTCTGTAACCAGTATTGTTGATGTGATAAAACCTCTTCATAATGGAACGATTCCATCATCTTCACAGGAAATAAAAGAGGTCAAATCAAAAATTCCAGACACCATCCTGAGTAAACTGGTTCCATCCCAGCTTATGACCCTTGTTCAGATAACTCTTCAGCCAGGTCTTTCAGATGACCGGAAGACAGTTGCTCTGAATAATATCCAATCATTCATTGACAGTACCAGTATACCTCCTGGTGTTTCTATCCATATTTCCGGTCAGGCTGCATTTCAACAACAGATGAAGCAGGAGATGAGCAAATCAATGGGAATCCTCATCGGTGCAGCTCTCATTCTCATGGTTATCGTGCTCAGTCTTCTCTTTAGTTATGTCAACCACCGGTTTTTACCTATTCTGATGGTAGCAGTTGGTCTTTTGCTGACCTTCGGATTTATGGGTCTTTTTGGTATTCAGATCAGTATGACCGTGATGGCTGCATTTCCAGTCCTATTAGGTCTTGGTATAGACTATGCGATTCAGATTCACTCGCGACTTGAAGAAGAAGCAAGAGATCATCCACTCTCTGAAGCCATAACAACAACCATAACCAAGACTGGGCCGGCAGTTATGTATGCTATGTTTGCAACAGCAATCGGATTTGCAGCCATGTATGTCTCTCCGGTTCCGATGATTCAGGGATTTGGCCTGGTTAGCATTATCGGAGTTATGTTCTGTTATCTGACATCATTAGTTGGCATCCCTCTCATCGCAGTTCTTATTCAATATAAACCAAAAGGCCATGGAACCTCAAAGATGGCAGATACTATTGATAATGGACTTTCAAAGACAGCGGTCTGGATAGCAAAACGCCCGGTTCCCATTCTGATGGTGGTATTATTCGTTGCAATCATAGGTATTCAGGCTGATACGATGATACCGGTCAGTACTGATGAAAATACCTTTGTGCCGTCAGATATGCCTGCAAAAGTGAATATGGAGAAGGTAACCCGCGTATTGGGATCTACGACATCAATTCCTCTTCTTATTACTGGGTCAGATGTTCTCTCGCTTGATACCATTCAATGGATACAAACATTCTCTGAGTTTGAAAAAGAGACCAAGTCTAAAATAATTGGTGTTTCAAGCATTGTGGATTATATTTTACTCTATAATGATGGAGTAATGCCCCGGACACAGAGTGAATTAAACACTGTTTTAGATAAAATTCCGGATACTCAGAAGGAACAATTTGTCAATGGCAGGATGGAAACTGTCATTCAGATCTCGACGGTTGATCTCGAGACCGACCAGATGACAAGTATAAAGAAGCAGATTGAAGGGGATCTTGTCTTTATCACGCCCCCACCAGGGGTTCAGGCTCATATTACGGGTTCATTTGAACTCTTCTCTACCCTTGTACCGGAGCTTGTTGACAGTAAGGAACTTATGATCTACCTGGGATTCCTGTTTATCGTCGTCTTTCTGATTGTTGTATACCGGAATGTAAATGCTGTTTCTCCAATTGTTCCGATTATTGCCATTGTTGGATGGAACGGCGTTGCAATGTACGTATTTGGGATTGATTATAATCCTATGACAGCATGTCTTGGGTCCATGACTATTGGTATTGCTGCGGAGTGGACAATTCTTGTGATGGAACGGTACCTTGAAGAGCGGGAGGTTACCCCTGATCCTATTGAAGCGATTAAAAATAGTGTCAGAAAGATTGGATCTGCTATTCTGGTTTCAGGGCTTGCTACGTTCTTTGGATTTTCAGCATTACTCTTTGCTACCTTTCCAATCATCAGTAATTTTGGCCTGACAACGATCATCGCTCTTGCATTTTCATTGATTGGAGCGATTGTGGTGATGCCAGCAATATTATCCTTCATTGATCAGATTGTTCATGGGGTTGAAAAGATTGAAGAAGAAGTTCTTCATATCCCTCATAAACCATAA
- a CDS encoding PP2C family protein-serine/threonine phosphatase — MHTIKQRIEASFFTNKGGTRSNNEDGLLVLNTLISNLSMKIPESFHGDVTHAIFCVADGIGGEQKGEVASQVILTHLRDHFSEITDEETFSSVAYGAKEQLEMYVEKYPEASNLGCTLAGLIIHDDKALIFNIGDCRVYRINGKFFERITKDHSVVQHLLEEGVITEDEMRYHPRKNIVTSSISGDGIKDSIHVWFKSISLRDQDLFFICSDGIWECFSQDELEMIFEKYPGYAFCEKVLVAALARQASDNVTAILLSTTQSQS; from the coding sequence ATGCATACAATAAAACAGCGGATTGAAGCCTCCTTTTTCACCAATAAAGGAGGAACCAGGTCAAATAACGAAGATGGGTTGTTGGTTTTAAACACGCTCATATCCAATCTATCCATGAAAATTCCTGAATCATTTCATGGAGATGTTACACATGCAATCTTTTGTGTTGCAGATGGTATCGGAGGGGAACAAAAGGGTGAAGTGGCAAGTCAAGTTATCCTGACACATCTTCGAGATCATTTCTCGGAAATAACTGATGAAGAGACCTTCTCCTCTGTTGCATATGGAGCGAAAGAACAACTGGAAATGTACGTGGAAAAATATCCAGAAGCATCAAATCTTGGCTGTACTCTTGCAGGGCTTATTATTCATGATGATAAAGCACTTATTTTTAATATCGGGGATTGCAGGGTATATAGGATTAATGGAAAATTCTTTGAACGGATAACGAAGGATCATTCTGTCGTTCAGCATCTTCTTGAAGAAGGAGTAATTACCGAGGACGAGATGCGGTATCACCCACGGAAAAATATCGTTACATCCTCTATTTCTGGCGATGGAATAAAAGATTCTATCCATGTCTGGTTTAAATCAATTTCTCTTCGGGATCAGGATCTTTTTTTCATATGTTCTGATGGGATATGGGAATGTTTCTCACAGGATGAACTGGAGATGATATTTGAGAAGTATCCCGGATATGCATTCTGCGAGAAGGTTCTGGTTGCCGCCCTTGCCCGCCAGGCATCAGACAATGTTACGGCTATCCTTCTCTCAACCACACAAAGTCAGTCATAA
- a CDS encoding serine/threonine-protein kinase, translating to MIPKEMDHPDKRGTTLRDGLKDHTEPSKPVHHEVISSDEQRFFRSYRIIKQFPATGGEADIWLIQKDRVYYILKHYRLGIEPKIDVLDQVSHISLRNPKNLIKIIDYGFDEESERWYEILEYARYGSLRDLVQKQSISNATFKSIIEEIAFGLDTLHKNNVLHLDLKPSNILIRELRPLNLILTDFGISTLLDTELSRHITSTKGTPMYWAPEQLGNVVGRESDYWALGIIALEITEKKHPFEGLNHNLILSTLASRGIVLSEQIHPDRLILLKGLLTRNPKKRWGKREVSLWLSGKRNIPVFYEEEHIGRQGISKPYEFHDENYYSLHDLMYAFIGDPASWEDAKRHIGRGYLLRWLEATEQYNKAVIISKYNETCPDEDERLVYIAAELNKDIPFTLYGKVIDITNLVWFLGRSLNREQDEYEEKILSLLFSGDIEAMYNRFLDITKQEVKSIFFTRLFTWIKSNPRGTNERKRLFQYAKILHEREVAGIPTEWSAKSVISIISIYHNFIRLSAKSDAEECKKDMITAANHALSAQVIEPDLLVALASAFEELQDPKTGKMLLKKAYNLDIRVLTLLFNKRIGIQRFRFYSSLTREFEKNLIFISSDPWNETITFWKKKYLQFYEEDNFSLTLSLSERIIEMDKMGAHGWAMRGLSLLKIKRSHEAEFCFSHRSIHTADDPLMTWILGEQSEESRNLSVAEEKYNEVPEQHFVQPLPRIGMARIYFKQKRYWETIEICDTILKTYPGNVKALLHKGDSLYAIDRIEEALICFDLICENHPDNYMGCVKAARCLLKMGKYGEANTCISKVLEKDETIVEALRIKAYISLKRGIKTEAKQWLSKILTIDPENSWALKMQSISGIKTH from the coding sequence ATGATCCCAAAAGAAATGGACCATCCTGATAAAAGAGGAACAACATTACGGGACGGTCTAAAGGATCATACAGAACCATCAAAACCGGTTCATCATGAGGTTATATCATCAGACGAACAACGTTTTTTTAGATCCTACCGAATTATCAAACAATTTCCTGCAACCGGAGGAGAAGCAGATATATGGCTCATTCAAAAGGACAGGGTCTATTATATTCTAAAACATTATCGACTTGGTATTGAACCCAAAATTGATGTTTTAGATCAGGTCAGCCACATTTCTTTACGTAATCCAAAAAATCTGATTAAGATTATTGACTATGGATTTGATGAAGAATCGGAACGATGGTACGAGATTTTAGAATATGCTCGGTATGGTTCTCTTCGCGATCTCGTTCAAAAACAATCAATTAGTAATGCCACATTTAAATCTATAATTGAAGAGATTGCATTTGGTCTGGACACCCTGCACAAAAATAATGTTTTACATCTTGATTTAAAACCTTCAAATATATTAATTCGAGAGTTACGCCCATTAAATCTTATTCTTACTGACTTTGGTATTTCTACCCTGCTTGACACAGAGTTATCACGGCACATTACCAGCACGAAAGGAACCCCGATGTACTGGGCGCCTGAACAACTGGGTAATGTTGTAGGACGCGAATCAGATTATTGGGCTCTTGGGATTATCGCACTTGAGATAACAGAAAAAAAACACCCATTCGAGGGACTGAATCATAATCTTATTCTCTCAACCCTGGCTTCACGAGGAATTGTTCTTTCTGAGCAGATACACCCGGATCGCCTCATTTTGCTAAAAGGCCTTCTGACGCGAAATCCAAAAAAGCGATGGGGAAAACGTGAAGTTTCGTTATGGCTTTCAGGGAAGCGAAATATCCCGGTATTTTATGAAGAGGAGCATATCGGACGACAGGGAATATCAAAACCATACGAGTTCCATGATGAGAATTATTATAGCCTGCATGATCTGATGTATGCATTCATCGGCGATCCAGCCTCATGGGAAGATGCAAAACGCCACATTGGGCGGGGGTATCTACTCAGGTGGCTTGAGGCAACCGAACAGTATAACAAAGCCGTCATAATCTCGAAATATAATGAAACCTGTCCAGACGAAGATGAGCGACTCGTATACATCGCTGCTGAATTAAACAAGGATATTCCTTTTACCCTGTATGGAAAAGTAATCGATATCACGAACCTTGTCTGGTTCCTGGGTCGTTCTCTAAACCGAGAACAGGATGAATATGAAGAAAAAATACTTTCACTTCTTTTCTCTGGTGATATTGAGGCGATGTATAACAGATTCCTTGATATTACTAAACAGGAAGTAAAAAGTATTTTTTTCACACGTCTTTTTACCTGGATTAAAAGTAACCCACGTGGGACGAACGAGAGGAAACGTCTCTTCCAGTATGCAAAGATTCTCCATGAACGAGAGGTTGCAGGAATTCCTACTGAATGGAGTGCAAAGTCAGTAATCTCAATTATTTCTATCTATCACAATTTTATCAGGTTATCTGCGAAATCAGATGCTGAAGAATGTAAAAAAGATATGATAACCGCGGCAAATCATGCATTATCTGCTCAGGTCATAGAACCTGATCTCCTCGTAGCACTTGCATCAGCGTTTGAAGAATTGCAGGATCCAAAAACCGGAAAAATGCTTCTCAAGAAAGCTTACAATCTGGATATCCGTGTTTTAACTCTTCTTTTTAATAAAAGGATAGGAATTCAGCGTTTCAGATTCTATTCTTCATTGACTCGTGAATTTGAAAAAAACCTCATCTTCATCTCTTCAGATCCATGGAATGAAACCATCACCTTCTGGAAGAAAAAATACCTCCAATTCTATGAGGAAGATAACTTTTCTCTCACTCTTTCACTCTCTGAACGAATCATCGAGATGGATAAAATGGGTGCTCATGGTTGGGCTATGAGAGGACTGAGCCTTCTGAAAATAAAACGCAGCCATGAAGCAGAGTTTTGTTTTTCCCATCGTTCGATCCATACTGCCGACGATCCCCTGATGACATGGATTTTGGGAGAACAATCTGAAGAAAGTAGAAACCTTTCTGTTGCTGAAGAGAAGTACAATGAAGTTCCAGAACAGCATTTTGTCCAGCCACTTCCGCGGATCGGAATGGCGCGAATATACTTTAAACAAAAAAGGTACTGGGAAACAATCGAGATATGTGATACCATACTGAAAACATATCCAGGGAATGTGAAAGCCCTATTGCATAAAGGGGACTCTCTCTACGCTATTGATCGAATTGAAGAAGCACTTATATGTTTTGATCTCATCTGTGAAAACCATCCGGATAATTATATGGGCTGTGTAAAAGCTGCCAGGTGTCTTCTCAAGATGGGAAAATATGGTGAGGCAAATACCTGCATTTCAAAGGTGCTTGAAAAAGATGAAACCATCGTTGAAGCATTACGGATAAAAGCCTATATCTCTCTGAAAAGGGGGATTAAGACTGAAGCAAAGCAGTGGCTTTCGAAAATTCTAACAATTGATCCGGAGAATTCATGGGCTCTCAAAATGCAGTCAATTTCGGGTATAAAAACTCATTGA
- a CDS encoding AAA family ATPase produces the protein MQYTCGPSENFWKTVHNKLVEGAEEFLNNRVFGQTHAIKRICSLLSQSYLGLTHTIHSQKYSQPRGFFILAGHEGVGKTALIHALKDLLLGTAGDLIMVNMSDYQDNDAGKHFLVNASIENGSVLAKVRRNPYSIVVFDNIESASRKVMHLLNLIIREGELQTEDGTIIDFSGCLVICTIRLHGCCPDAYKQGKVTEETIKEYQTKEQMASEIIAQFFEEHMSFDFSQLVRGNTIIFRGIKDKAAKRILDSMLNDVLKKIYAKYHLMVTLSPEVRTNVENYCCQNLFRGGISINQRLEEMLVSPLSKQLIEERFEPNEKVIISHISDSESGWEVTLSRV, from the coding sequence GTGCAGTATACCTGTGGACCATCTGAAAATTTTTGGAAGACAGTACATAATAAACTGGTAGAAGGTGCCGAAGAGTTCTTGAATAATCGTGTTTTTGGACAGACTCATGCAATAAAACGAATATGTAGTCTTTTAAGCCAGTCCTATCTTGGTCTGACTCACACGATTCATTCTCAAAAATATTCCCAACCACGAGGTTTTTTCATTCTTGCGGGTCACGAGGGAGTTGGCAAAACTGCCCTTATCCATGCACTAAAAGATCTTCTCCTAGGGACAGCTGGTGATTTGATAATGGTAAACATGAGTGATTATCAGGATAATGATGCAGGGAAGCACTTTCTCGTGAATGCTTCAATTGAGAATGGCAGTGTTCTTGCAAAAGTCCGACGTAATCCCTATTCAATCGTGGTCTTTGATAACATTGAATCAGCATCCAGGAAAGTAATGCACCTTTTGAATCTGATTATTCGAGAAGGTGAATTACAGACAGAAGATGGAACCATCATTGATTTTTCGGGCTGCCTGGTTATATGTACTATCCGGCTGCATGGATGTTGTCCTGATGCATATAAACAAGGAAAAGTGACAGAAGAGACTATCAAAGAATATCAGACAAAAGAACAGATGGCTTCTGAAATCATTGCACAGTTTTTTGAAGAACACATGAGTTTTGATTTTTCCCAGTTAGTTCGAGGCAATACTATAATATTTAGAGGTATAAAGGATAAAGCGGCAAAGAGGATTCTAGATTCAATGTTGAATGATGTCTTAAAAAAGATATATGCTAAATATCATCTCATGGTAACATTGAGCCCTGAAGTCAGAACGAATGTTGAAAATTATTGTTGCCAGAATCTCTTTCGTGGGGGAATAAGTATCAATCAACGGCTTGAAGAGATGTTGGTAAGCCCTCTCTCAAAACAGTTGATTGAAGAGAGATTTGAACCGAATGAAAAAGTAATAATATCTCATATCTCAGATAGTGAATCAGGATGGGAGGTTACCCTCTCCAGGGTGTGA
- a CDS encoding FHA domain-containing protein, whose translation MVLQKICDTCGMANPATEMICMRCFSDISGKKPVERKTIRQMDGKGIVKKPPDRRFANLGFEEGRTIREVTPLTLSMSPGVTITVHHGDTVGRDAVGRTLLQQYNGVSRQHATFKYFNGKWLIRDENSTNGTYILGKKISADKWYEIKDGDTVSFSSNCTFTVQTM comes from the coding sequence ATGGTGCTTCAAAAAATTTGCGATACCTGTGGGATGGCGAATCCTGCCACTGAAATGATCTGTATGCGATGTTTCTCAGATATTTCAGGTAAAAAACCGGTTGAAAGAAAAACAATCCGGCAAATGGATGGAAAGGGAATCGTTAAAAAACCTCCTGACAGGAGGTTTGCGAATCTCGGATTTGAGGAAGGACGAACCATCAGGGAAGTAACACCTCTGACGCTATCAATGTCCCCCGGTGTGACGATCACCGTACATCACGGAGATACAGTTGGCAGAGATGCTGTTGGCAGAACACTTCTACAACAATATAATGGTGTCTCCCGCCAGCATGCAACATTCAAATATTTCAATGGCAAATGGCTCATCCGTGACGAAAACTCTACAAATGGTACGTATATCCTGGGAAAGAAGATTTCAGCGGATAAATGGTATGAGATAAAAGATGGAGATACTGTTTCTTTTTCATCGAACTGCACGTTTACGGTCCAGACAATGTAA
- a CDS encoding YbgA family protein: MQKKRKFSKPKVVISRCIEHDPVRYNGDMISSPEVAAMKSVIEFIPVCPEVEIGLGIPRSSIRIVRTSEGDRLIQPTTERDLTDVMNAFSDSFFDFLSGVDGFILKNKSPTSGISNVNIYPTSGKSHPIEKGPGFFGGKVLIRYLHYPIEDEGRIRNQRIREHFLTRIFMLSDLRKAENTGTIKSLVQFHTDNKLLLTSYSQAKLKLLGQIVANPDKNNPENTFVDYRNILLQATRLPPRFTAQINVLLHAIGYLSKELNHEEKSYFLDQIEAYRRGVLPLTALRIMLQTWLITHPSEYLKNQTWFAPYPDVLGTLPPEEIERGREMY; encoded by the coding sequence ATGCAGAAAAAAAGGAAATTTTCTAAACCCAAGGTTGTCATCAGCAGATGTATAGAGCATGATCCGGTCAGATATAACGGAGATATGATATCCAGTCCGGAGGTTGCTGCGATGAAATCAGTAATAGAATTTATTCCAGTCTGTCCTGAAGTTGAAATTGGACTTGGGATTCCGAGAAGCAGTATCAGGATAGTCCGGACATCTGAAGGAGATCGACTCATCCAACCGACAACCGAAAGAGATCTGACAGATGTTATGAATGCATTTTCAGATTCATTCTTTGATTTTTTATCAGGAGTTGACGGATTTATCCTTAAAAACAAATCTCCAACTTCAGGGATTTCAAATGTTAATATCTACCCCACGAGCGGGAAATCACACCCTATTGAAAAAGGGCCTGGCTTTTTTGGTGGGAAAGTACTGATCAGGTATCTTCATTACCCGATAGAAGATGAAGGGCGGATCCGAAACCAGCGAATACGTGAACATTTTCTTACCCGGATTTTCATGCTCTCTGACCTTCGAAAAGCTGAAAACACCGGGACCATCAAATCCCTGGTGCAATTTCATACAGACAATAAACTATTACTGACGTCATATAGTCAGGCAAAACTCAAATTGCTCGGACAGATTGTTGCAAATCCTGATAAAAATAATCCAGAGAATACCTTTGTAGATTATCGAAATATTCTCCTTCAGGCAACACGACTCCCTCCCCGCTTTACCGCCCAAATCAATGTCCTGCTTCATGCAATTGGATATTTAAGCAAAGAATTAAACCATGAAGAAAAATCATATTTCCTAGATCAGATAGAGGCATATCGCCGAGGTGTTCTTCCTCTCACTGCTCTTCGCATCATGCTCCAAACATGGCTTATAACACATCCTTCAGAGTATCTGAAAAATCAGACCTGGTTTGCCCCTTACCCGGATGTACTCGGAACATTGCCCCCAGAGGAGATTGAACGGGGACGGGAGATGTATTAA
- a CDS encoding HypC/HybG/HupF family hydrogenase formation chaperone yields the protein MCIAIPAEIIEIRNDNTALVDFGSLRQDIRIDLVDVAVGDFVLVHVGFAIQKVNRDEALETRELFRQCYAAMEETA from the coding sequence ATGTGTATCGCAATACCCGCTGAAATAATAGAAATCCGCAACGATAATACCGCTCTTGTAGACTTTGGCAGCCTCAGGCAGGATATACGGATTGATCTGGTGGATGTCGCTGTTGGAGATTTTGTTCTGGTTCATGTAGGATTTGCTATCCAGAAAGTGAACCGTGATGAAGCTCTGGAAACCAGGGAGCTCTTCCGGCAATGTTATGCAGCGATGGAAGAGACTGCGTAA